Proteins found in one Miscanthus floridulus cultivar M001 chromosome 4, ASM1932011v1, whole genome shotgun sequence genomic segment:
- the LOC136549442 gene encoding protein ANTAGONIST OF LIKE HETEROCHROMATIN PROTEIN 1-like, whose product MGETNAHCSRSGAGGEVQGVGEMPPTKKAKKGKKKSKDGKLKIVRSRGAPPPLPPELRALDTEWWYTFLNKQTELKHVVPSDEGEAFRHFFRTSRKTFDYICSIVREDLISRPPSGLINIEGRLLSVEKQVAIAMRRLASGDSQVSVGIAFGVGQSTVSQVTWRFIESMEDRARHHLAWPNQERLEQIKAVLEDAYGLPNCCGGVDGTHVTMTLPAVESSEDWCDHAKNYSMFLQGVVDDQMRFIDIVTGWPGSMTFSRLMNYSGFFKRCESGERLNGPVKVSAEGAEIREYVAGDSCYPLLSWLMTPYEGKNLSAPLQNFNARQKAARLLGTNALARLKGSWRILHKVMWRPDKNKLPSIILVCCLLHNILIDCHDELLPSVQLPEHHDTGYTRENCEQVDPNGKVMRENITAHLQHLEASKFLSN is encoded by the exons ATGGGGGAGACAAACGCACACTGCAGCAGGAGCGGAGCGGGAGGAGAGGTTCAGGGGGTCGGGGAGATGCCGCCCACGAAGAAGGccaagaaggggaagaagaaatcCAAGGATGGCAAGCTCAAGATCGTCAGGTCGCggggcgcgccgccgccgctgccgccggagcTCCGCGCTCTCGACACCGAGTGGTGGTACACCTTCCTCAACAAGCAAACCGAGCTAA AACATGTTGTGCCTTCAGATGAGGGGGAAGCATTCAGGCATTTCTTCAGGACTTCAAGGAAGACTTTTGACTACATCTGCTCCATTGTTAGGGAAGATTTGATCTCAAGGCCACCGTCTGGGCTGATCAACATTGAGGGGAGGCTGCTCAGTGTGGAGAAGCAAGTGGCAATTGCCATGAGGAGGCTTGCGTCCGGTGATTCCCAGGTGTCAGTAGGGATTGCTTTTGGTGTGGGTCAGTCTACTGTTTCGCAAGTGACATGGAGGTTTATCGAGTCGATGGAAGATAGGGCTAGGCATCATCTGGCATGGCCAAACCAAGAGAGACTGGAGCAGATCAAAGCTGTGCTGGAGGATGCTTATGGCCTACCGAATTGTTGTGGTGGTGTCGATGGCACCCACGTAACCATGACGCTTCCTGCTGTTGAGTCATCTGAAGATTGGTGTGATCATGCAAAGAACTACAGTATGTTCCTGCAAGGGGTTGTTGATGATCAGATGAGGTTTATTGATATTGTTACTGGTTGGCCTGGCAGCATGACATTCTCACGCCTGATGAATTACTCTGGGTTTTTCAAGCGCTGTGAATCTGGGGAACGTTTGAATGGCCCTGTCAAAGTTTCAGCAGAGGGTGCAGAGATTAGGGAATACGTTGCTGGTGACTCATGTTATCCTCTACTCTCATGGCTTATGACTCCATATGAAGGAAAAAATCTGTCTGCCCCATTGCAAAACTTTAATGCCCGCCAAAAAGCTGCAAGGCTGCTTGGAACAAATGCGTTGGCACGGCTGAAGGGATCCTGGAGGATCCTACACAAAGTCATGTGGAGGCCTGACAAGAACAAGTTGCCAAGTATAATTCTTGTTTGCTGTCTGCTTCACAATATACTCATAGACTGCCATGATGAATTGCTTCCGAGTGTTCAACTTCCGGAACATCATGATACTGGCTATACTCGAGAAAACTGCGAGCAGGTGGATCCTAATGGCAAAGTAATGAGAGAAAACATTACAGCACATCTCCAACACCTTGAAGCTTCCAAGTTTCTCAGTAACTGA
- the LOC136549443 gene encoding non-specific lipid transfer protein GPI-anchored 5-like isoform X1, translating to MAARTMGPLSVMTSLVVVLVALAFSRAAAQGNGCSSVMMTLSPCMDFISSKAPEPGISCCSVIAGVVQTDPRCLCMVLDGTATSFGISINQTRAMELPGVCKVKAPPISQCAGVPGAPAPTPSNEAATAEGEEVEAAADSPSGNGTSSSTNSKNAASLMATMLIPTCVLLCLLSVDTSSLAMSPCKN from the exons ATGGCTGCACGAACGATGGGGCCCCTCTCGGTGATGACCAgtctggtggtggtgctggtggcgcTGGCTTTCTCCAGGGCTGCAGCGCAGGGCAATGGCTGCTCGAGCGTGATGATGACCCTCTCCCCGTGCATGGACTTCATCTCGAGCAAGGCACCGGAACCAGGGATCTCCTGCTGCTCGGTGATTGCCGGAGTCGTCCAGACCGACCCCCGTTGCCTCTGCATGGTCCTGGATGGCACTGCGACGTCCTTTGGCATCTCCATCAACCAGACGAGGGCGATGGAGCTCCCTGGAGTCTGCAAGGTCAAAGCACCACCAATCAGCCAGTGCGCAG GCGTCCCAGGAGCACCTGCACCAACACCTTCCAACGAGGCAGCAACAGCAGAGGGGGAAGAAGTTGAGGCAGCAGCAGATTCCCCATCAG GAAATGGAAcctcaagctccacaaactcaaaGAATGCAGCAAGTTTAATGGCAACAATGCTTATTCCCACCTGTGTGTTGCTCTGTCTTCTAAGTGTTGATACTTCTTCACTGGCAATGTCACCATGCAAGAATTAG
- the LOC136549443 gene encoding non-specific lipid transfer protein GPI-anchored 5-like isoform X2 yields the protein MAARTMGPLSVMTSLVVVLVALAFSRAAAQGNGCSSVMMTLSPCMDFISSKAPEPGISCCSVIAGVVQTDPRCLCMVLDGTATSFGISINQTRAMELPGVCKVKAPPISQCAGAPAPTPSNEAATAEGEEVEAAADSPSGNGTSSSTNSKNAASLMATMLIPTCVLLCLLSVDTSSLAMSPCKN from the exons ATGGCTGCACGAACGATGGGGCCCCTCTCGGTGATGACCAgtctggtggtggtgctggtggcgcTGGCTTTCTCCAGGGCTGCAGCGCAGGGCAATGGCTGCTCGAGCGTGATGATGACCCTCTCCCCGTGCATGGACTTCATCTCGAGCAAGGCACCGGAACCAGGGATCTCCTGCTGCTCGGTGATTGCCGGAGTCGTCCAGACCGACCCCCGTTGCCTCTGCATGGTCCTGGATGGCACTGCGACGTCCTTTGGCATCTCCATCAACCAGACGAGGGCGATGGAGCTCCCTGGAGTCTGCAAGGTCAAAGCACCACCAATCAGCCAGTGCGCAG GAGCACCTGCACCAACACCTTCCAACGAGGCAGCAACAGCAGAGGGGGAAGAAGTTGAGGCAGCAGCAGATTCCCCATCAG GAAATGGAAcctcaagctccacaaactcaaaGAATGCAGCAAGTTTAATGGCAACAATGCTTATTCCCACCTGTGTGTTGCTCTGTCTTCTAAGTGTTGATACTTCTTCACTGGCAATGTCACCATGCAAGAATTAG